One genomic region from Prevotella sp. Rep29 encodes:
- a CDS encoding fumarylacetoacetate hydrolase family protein → MKIFAIGMNYALHNKELHGTLLKTEEPVIFTKADSALLNNGKPFFVPEEMGRIDHETEIVVRISRLGKGIPERFAHRYYDALTVGIDFTARDVQAKLKKAGRPWEIAKGFDGSAVIGTWTSIEEIKDIQDLHFHLDINGKTVQSGYTGDMLYRVDEIIAYISRFFTLKTGDLLYTGTPAGVGPVHPEDHLEGYLGDKKVLEFDCK, encoded by the coding sequence ATGAAAATCTTTGCTATCGGTATGAACTATGCACTGCACAATAAAGAGCTGCATGGCACGTTATTAAAAACGGAGGAACCGGTAATCTTCACGAAAGCCGACTCTGCGTTGCTGAACAACGGCAAGCCGTTTTTCGTTCCCGAAGAGATGGGACGCATCGACCACGAGACGGAAATCGTGGTGCGCATCTCCCGTCTGGGAAAGGGCATCCCCGAACGGTTCGCCCACCGCTACTATGATGCGCTGACTGTGGGCATCGACTTCACGGCACGCGATGTGCAGGCGAAACTGAAAAAGGCGGGACGACCATGGGAGATTGCCAAGGGATTCGACGGCTCGGCAGTCATCGGTACATGGACGAGCATCGAGGAAATCAAGGACATACAGGACTTGCACTTCCACCTCGATATCAACGGCAAGACGGTCCAAAGCGGATATACGGGCGACATGCTCTACCGCGTGGATGAAATCATTGCATACATCAGCCGCTTCTTCACGCTGAAGACGGGCGACCTGCTCTACACGGGAACGCCTGCCGGCGTGGGACCGGTACACCCCGAAGACCATCTCGAAGGGTATCTCGGCGACAAGAAGGTGCTGGAGTTTGACTGCAAGTAG